AAGTTCAGGTGCTTCCTGCTCGAGAATCTTCCACTTGGAAATATCTGCTAAAATTTTTTCATAAGAATAACCATATTTTTCTAAGATAGTTGGAATGGTGGATTTTTTAACAAAGTCTTTAAAAATTTGTTCATGATAATCCTCTTTTTCCAATTTAAGAGCCTCATCAACTGTATGAGAAAAGGCAGTATGAGAAACGTCATGAAGTAAACCAGCAATTTGTTCCTCCAGAGATCCACCAAATCGTCGGATAAACAGCATCACACCAATAGAATGCTCCAATCTTGTTACGTTCCAAAGCGGATTCACTAAATAACTAGCGCCGCCTTGATGTATTTCTCCAAGTCTTGTTACTGAAGGACTTGCAATTAATTCTTCTAGTACTTTTTCAATTTCAAAAGTTCCATAAATCGGGTTGGTAATTTTCATCGTTGCACCTCCTTTTTAAGTATAACGTAAAAAATGATACTTCTCATTATGTATTCCATTAAAATATATAGCCATTATTTGTTAAAAAAGTGATAGATTAGGCAAAAGCTATATGCTATAATGAGTATTGTCTGAATAAAGCGTTTTCTTATTCAGTTCTCACTAATCATAGTTCTTTTTTTCGTATTTAATAGAATTTGAAAACAGTGAGATTTTTGGCAGCAAAAATATATCAAAAAAGGATGAGTTTAATGTTTGATAAGTTAATGGGAAAAGCTTCAGTAGTTACCGAGTCTTCTTATGGAATTGAAAGATTTTTAGATGAAGATGAGCAAATTATTCGTGTTTTTAAATTTGTAAGAGATGAATTAATTATTACATCCAAAGGAATTTTTAATGTAGATGCACAAGGTCTAACAGGGAAGAAAGTGGAATATAAATTTTTCCCAGTAAAAGCATTGAAACACATTTCTATTGAAACAGCTGGAACTTTGGATCGAGATTTTGACTTGAAAATTGGTGTTGACGGGAATACAGTAGTGACACAAAATACTTCATACTCTGCACCATTAACATTAAAAGTACATAAAAATGATACAGAACTAGGTATGGAACTCTTTAAAACAATTAAAGGAATGTTGTAAAATTAAAAGTAATTTTAAAACTACATATTTCGGACAAAACTATCACTGAAAATGGTGTAAAATGTTTGAAATGCAAAAAATAATCGTCTTTTTTAAACTATAAAACGTTTAAAGACGGTTATTTTTTAATTTTAAATAAAAATTTTTTCAAATGTATTAAGGTTGGACAAAAATCTTAACAACCTATTTCCGAAATAGCATTGCTTGTGAACGACAAAACAGCTATAATCTTTATAGACGAAAAACAAGACCTGAAAAGAGGCTGAACAATGGAAAAGAGCTCCATTTATGGATTAACATGGACAAAATTAACGGAATGGTTAGAAGCACACGGCCAAAAGAAGTTCCGCGCGACACAAGTATGGGACTGGCTTTATAGAAAACGCGTCAAAACTTTTGAAGAAATGAGTAACGTTCCAAAAGAAACAATTGAGCTATTAATGGCAAATTTTGTCATGAACACTTTAGAAGCGCAAGTGGTACAAGAATCCACTGATGGTACGACAAAATATTTATTTAAGTTAAGTGACGGTAATTTAATTGAAACCGTAATGATGAAGCAAGAGTATGGTTTATCTGTTTGCGTAACGACTCAAGTTGGTTGTAACATTGGCTGTACTTTTTGCGCAAGTGGACTACTGAAGAAAAGTCGTGATTTAACTGCTGGAGAAATTGTCGAGCAGATTATGAACGTGCAACATTATTTAGATGATCGTCAGTTGGAAGAGCGTGTGAGCCATGTGGTTGTTATGGGGATTGGTGAACCATTTGATAACTATGATAACGTGATGGATTTCTTACGAGTGATTAATCATGATAAAGGACTCGCAATTGGTGCAAGGCATATTACAGTTTCAACTAGTGGTCTTGCTCCAAGAATTATTGATTTTGCGAATGAAGATTTTCAAGTTAACTTGGCAATTTCACTTCATGCGCCGAATAACGAACTACGGACGAGCATTATGCGCATTAACAAAACTTATTCGATTGAAAAACTTATGGAAGCTATTCACTACTATGTCGAAAAAACAAACCGCCGCATCACTTTCGAGTATATTATGCTAAAAGGTGTGAATGATCATAAAAAAGAAGCGCTTGAATTAGCTGCACTTCTTGGAGAGCATCGTCATTTGGCGTATGTCAACTTAATTCCTTATAACCCAGTGGATGAACATATTGATTATGAACGGAGCACCAAAGAAGATGTACTTGCTTTTTATGACACCTTAAAGAAAAACGGTATTAATTGCGTGATTCGTCGTGAGCATGGAACTGATATTGATGCAGCCTGCGGACAACTTCGCAGCAAACAAATTAAACGCGTTGGTATACGTGAACGAATGAAACAAAAACAAGCAGCCACGGAAGAATAATAGTTGAACTATCCAGTTTCCGTTTGGAGATTGGGTAGTTTTTGTTTATACTAAAACTAACGAATACGCTTACTAATTTATTCAAACTGAATCAGGAAGGAGCAATAATCATGGAAGTAGAAATCGTTGAAAGAAATACTTTTTCAGCAATAGGAAAAAAACGTACTTTTTCCGTTAAAAATGAAGGTCAAAAAGAGAAAATTAGCCAATTTTGGCAAGAAGCAAATGAAAATGGAGATATTAATCGAATTTCTGAACTAGCAGAATTTGCTACGATTGACGCGATATTAGGTGTCTGTTCGATGAATCCAGAACAATTTGCCAAAGAAGAAATGGATTATTATATTGCTATCGAGTCTGAACAAACTCCACCAACCGATATGGAAAAAATAATAATTCCCGCAAGTAAATGGGCCATTTTTAGATCAGTCGGACCGATGCCATCAGCTATTCAAGAAGTTTGGCAGTATGTTTTTGGTGAATGGTTGCCATCAAGTAACTACCAACATGGACCAGGACCAGAGCTAGAAGTTTATTCAGAAGGCGATACCTCAGGGCCAGATTATTATGCAGAAGTCTGGATTCCGGTTATTGAAAAATTATAAACAATGAAACAAAGGATAAACTTCCACATTTATTCTTTGTTTTTTTGTGGGAGCCCCCACTAATTCCTAAAATTGACATTGAGAATCATTATCAATATAATAGAATCAACAAGCCAAATGTACATACAACGCAATTATCTAAGGGGGAAGAAAGAATGATTATTGTAACTAATACGATTAAAGTAGAAAAAGGTGCAGCAGAGCATGTTATCCGTCAATTTACTGGTGAAAATGGCGACGGACACCCAACAAAGGATATCGCTGAAGTAGAAGGTTTTCTAGGTTTTGAACTTTGGCATAGCAAACCAGAAGACAAAGATTATGAAGAAGTAGTGGTGACAAGTAAGTGGGAAAGCGAAGAAGCGCAACGCAATTGGGTGAAAAGTGATTCCTTCAAAAAAGCACACGGAAGAACAAAAGATTCTAGAGCACAAAGAGAAGATCGTAAAGGCATTGTCGGAAACGAAATTGCTCGCTTTGAAGTCGTACATGTGCAAAATCCTGTAGTTATTGAAAAATAAAAATAACACCGTCAAAACAAGCCGTTAAAATGGCTTGTTTTTTAATTTGCTTTTTAAAATGAAGCTCATTTACTAGCGAGCCATCAAGTTGGCGTGCTATAATTTTCTAAATGATAACCTTTATCATTTAAAGGGGGAGTAGTAATGATAAAAAATATAATAATGGAACGTCGCAGTATTAAAAAAGCAAACGACGAACCAATTTCAAGAGAAACAATCAATACACTGTTGGAACAAGCGGCATATGCGCCTTTTCATAGTAAAGTAGAGCCGTGGAGCGTTTATGTTTTGCATACTCTTGAGGAAAAAGAGCATTACATTGAAAAAATAATTGCATTCAATGAGCGGGAACAAGGGGTGACTTTTTCAGAAGCAGAAATAGCAGATTTAAAAGCTGGCTATGCGAAGAAAATTATCACGCCTCCTTATTTATTAATCGTGACGACAAATATCATCGGCCACGGTAAGAAAGATTTTGAATCGATTGGAGCAACAAGTGCTTTTATTCAAAACATGCAACTACTTGGTTGGGAAGCAGGAATTGGCATGATTTGGCGCACAAATAGATTTATTTTTGATACAAAATTTGCAGAGGACCTAGGTATTCCTAGTGAGCAAAAGATCGTCGGGACACTACATTTAACGACATTATCGGAAATTCCAGAACCAAAGCCCCGAAGGCCTCTAAATGATTGGGTAAAGGACTTGGCAGATTTGTAATATTGAAGTTTCGTGAGTTTAGCGTTACAATGGTACAAGTGTAACAATTAAGGAGGCGAGCAAAATGGCAGTTCCAGCTAGACGTACGTCCAAAGCGAAGAAAAACAAGCGTCGTACGCATAAAGGCCTAACAGCACCAGGTTTGAGTCGCGATAGTGAAACAGGAGAATACCGGATGTCACACCGTATTTCCCCAGATGGCACTTATAATGGTCGTACAATTATCGAAAAATAATAAATAGGTGTATCGAGAGAGGACGAATTTTCGTCTTCTTTTTTTATTGTATTAAATTTGCTTAACGTATATTTCATGCTCGATACAATATGTTTTCGATTACGTATTTTGGGTTTTACTGCATAGAGTCACGGGAATTTATTAAATAATTATTTGCATTATTTCATCAAAAAGAGGTGAAAATAAATGAGAAATAAAAAAGTGAAAAGAAAATTAGGGATGAATATTTGGTGGATAATTATCGTGGCTGTTTTGATTATTTTCGTAGCCTATTTAGTGATGGGATATGCCGCCCGAATATAGATTTTAAACATAGGAGGAGATAAAATGAAAAACGAAAACCCTTTAAACAAATATTATTCAGGAAAATTTGAAAAACAATTACAACCTTACCCAGGCTTGCAAAGCAAAATGAACCCAGTGCCAGATACGGGGGAAGACACGTATCAAGGAGCAAACAAATTAGTTGGTAAAAAAGCTTTTGTCACAGGTGGAGATTCTGGTATTGGCCGGGCTGCTGTCATTGCTTACGCTAGAGAAGGCGCAGATGTTGCAATTAATTACCACCCTGATGAAGAATTAGATGCGCAAGAAGTGAAAGAAATAGTAGAAAAATCCGGTCGTAAGTGTATTTTATTACCTGGAGATTTACGAGATGAGAATTTTGCAAAAGAAGTTGTTAAAAAAGCTGTAAAGGAACTCGGTGGTTTAGATATTCTAGTGCTAAATGCGGGCATGCAACAATATGAACTCGATATTCAGAAATTATCTTCTACTCAATTGCGTGATACTTTTGAGGTGAATGTCTTTTCTGTTGTTTTTGCCATTCAAGAAGCATTGAATTACTTAAAAACAGGAGCAAGTATTATTGTAACCAGTTCTATTCAAGGTGTTAAACCAAGCGCACATCTGGTTGATTATGCAATGACAAAAAGTTGTTTAATTTCAATCACTAAAAGCTTAGCAGATCAATTAGGGGATAAAGGTATTCGAATCAATGCGGTTGCACCAGGACCAATTTGGACAGCACTACAAATTTCTGGGGGACAGCCACAAGATAGCTTGCCAGAATTTGGACAAGATCAGCCTCTAAAACGTGCAGGACAACCAGCAGAGCTTGCAAGTGTATATGTATTACTTGCTTCGGATGAGGCAAGTTATATTACTGGTCAGCTATATGGTATTACAGGTGGCGCACCAATTAATTAAGCGAAAAGGAGAGAAAGAATCATGCCATGGACAAAAAATGATTACCCCGATTCATGGAAAAATTTAAAAAAAGCAGAACGCGAAAAAGCCATCGAAATTGGCAATGCTTTACTAAAAGATGGATATCCTGAAGGCCGGGCTATCCCAATCGCCACTTCGAAAGCAGAAGAATGGTATAAGAATCATCAGAAATGAATATATCTATTAATAAAGAGCCTTTAGAATGAAAAAAGCAAGAATCTTGTCTATTCCATTTTTTGAAATGGTTCCACACAATGATTCTTGCTTTTCTATTTTTTTGGCTGAATTTTAGTTTCGTCCAAGCTTCTCTTCAATGATTTTCATTAGCTGGACATGTTTTTTGCATTTTATGTGTCTAGGAATTATGGTACTATATTATTAGAGAATTAACAGCTAAAGGAGGCAAATATTGAGATGACAGAAGAATTCATAAAAAAAGAAGACGCGTTAAAAAATTACAGTGCAAAAGAATTTCGGACACCAGACGGCTATACGAGTGACATGATTTTAACAACGGTCAAAGAATTAAATGGAGCTCCAACTTTACATATTTTATTAATAAAACGTGCGACTACAAATGCGGAAGGAAGACCAAATATCGAAGGTGGAAAATGGGCTGTTCCAGGAGGGTTTGTTGAAGAAAATGAGTCAGCCGAACAAGCGGCGAAACGAGAACTACAAGAAGAAACTGGTTTGACTGATATTCCACTCACTGCTTTTGGTGTATTTGATAAGCCAGGAAGGGATCCGCGAGGCTGGATTATCTCACGGTGTTTTTACGCGATTGTTCCATCAGCAGCTTTGGAAAAACGTGCGGCCGGGGACGATGCGGCGGATATTGGTCTTTTTCCGATGATCGAAGCACTAGAACTACCACTTGCTTTTGATCATTTAGAAATATTGAAAAAAGCGTTTAGCGCAATTACAGAAGAATTTTTATTGTCCACTGCGATTCGCGATTTCTTGCCAGAAACTTTTTCTGCTGAGTTGCTTTATCAAACGTTAAATGGTTGTACGAAACCAGGAATTTTACCTGATGAAGTCGAATTTATGGAAAACATGGAGTATCTGCCATATTTGGAAAAAGTGGGGGATCTATACAGATTTATTGCAGATGCAGAAGCAGGAAGTATTTATTTTTAACTATAAAAGAGCAAAATCAGGCATACGGATTTTGCTCTTTTTTCTATAAGAAATGCTTTTCGCTGTAGTGTAATGCAAAATCTTTGAAAGTCTTGGAAGCGGGAGATATATAGTGGTTTTTCAAACTTGCTAGGTAAATAAAACGGTCATGTTTTGGCTCGTTAATCGATAAAACTTTCACATTATAGTGCGCTAGTGAAGATATTTTTGGCATAATAGAAATACCGTAATCGACGCTTACAAGACCAACCATTGCCGTATCTTCTTCTACATAACAGCCAATTTTTGGTTGAATACCTATTTCGGTAAAAAGGGAATCTATTAGCGGTCTAAGCCCACTCGTATCCGAAAAGAATATGTAGGAATAATCAGCAGTATCTTTCAAATCAATTGAGTCATACTGCGCCAGTGGATGATTTTCAGCGACAACAATCACAAGTTCTTGCTTGGTTAATGGTAAAAATTCAATATCGGGCTCATTTTCGACGTAGGAGCAAATGGCTAGGTCGAATTTTTCATTTTTTAAGTCAGGAATAATCGATTTAGTCGCTCCTTGATAAAAGGAAAATGTAATATCTTTATGTGCTTCAGATTTCGTGAAATTTTGAACTAATTCTGGAACAGTATGCGCCCCCATAGTGTAAATAAAGCCTAAATCAATATTCCCGTGAGAAGGGCTTGTTAATTCGTGCAGCAGTTTTTCCCCTTTTTCGAGTTCTGCAAGTGATTTTTCTACATAAGTTAAATAAAAGCGGCCATATTTAGTTAAACGAATATTACGACCTTGTTTTTCAAATAAATAAACACCAAGTTCGCGCTCTAACTCAGCGATGGAATGGCTTAGGCTAGGCTGCGTAATAGATAGTTCGGCAGCGGCGATAGTATAGTGTTCCTTTTCAGCTAGTTTTTTAAAGTAATATAATTGACGCAAATTCATCTGTTAACCTCCTCGAAATCCCTTCATAACTCTATTGTATTCGATTTCATAGAAAAAATCTATGGATAAATAGAAAAATATACATTAGATTAATAATTATCCGTGATTTATAATTAAAGAGAAATAAGATTGTGCATTATTGAACGTGATAAATGTAACAATGATTTGCTGAAATTATAGTCGCAGGAGGCTTATTATGACAGATTATCCGAGTATTTTTGAACCACTAACAGTAAAACGCATGACGATTAAAAACCGCGTGATTATGCCACCAATGGGTACTAACTTAGCTGGATTAAATGGCGAATTTTTAGAAGAACATATGGCTTATTATGAGCAAAGAGCAAAAGGCGGAACAGGACTTATTACCATTGAAAATGCTTGTGTCGATTTTCCTTATGGCACAAACGGGACAACGCAACTTCGAATTGATAACGACCAATATATCCCAGGTTTCTACAAACTAACGGAACGTCTTCACAAACATGGAACTTGTGTATCCATTCAAATCAATCATGCTGGAGCCTCGGCATATCCAGCTCGTTTAAACGGATTACAACCAGTTTCGGCATCTGATATCCCGTCGAAAACTGGTGGTACGATTCCTCGTCCGCTAACGGTGGAAGAAATTTATGAAATCGTGGATAAATACGGCGCTGCAGCTAGACGAGCACAACAGGCTGGTTTTGATGCAGTTGAAATCCACGGCGGTCACTCTTACTTGCTATGCCAATTTTTATCACCTCTTTATAATAAACGAACAGATGAATTTGGCGGAACAGCAGAAAACCGCGCTCGGATTGTAAAACTAATATTAGAAAAGGTTCGCGCTGAAGTTGGTCCATTTTTCCCTATCGTGCTTCGTTTTAGTGCTGATGAGTTTGTGGATGGCGGAAATCATTTAGAAGATATTTTAGAATTACTAGATTATTGTCAAGAAGAAGCAGATATTTTAAATGTTTCAGCGGCAATTAATGACAATTTATATTTACAAATCGACCAAATGAATTTAGAAGATGGCTGGAGAAGTTACTTAGCTAAAGCAGTCAAAGATAAATTCAATAAACCGACGATTACTTCTGGAAACATTCGCAGTCCAAAAGCTGCGGAAAAAATCTTGTCAGAAGGTTATGCAGATTTACTTGCGATGGGGCGTGGCTTAATCGCTGAGCCTAATTGGGTGAATAAAGTGGCAGCTGGTCAAGAAGAAATGCTCCGAAAATGTATTTCTTGTAATATCGGTTGCGCGGATCACCGCATTGCAAAATCAAAACCAATTCGTTGTACCGTAAATCCGGATATTATCCATGAAGATAAATACAAAGAAACAAAAGTGACTCGTCCGACCAATGTCGTTGTTATCGGCGGTGGAACAGCAGGGCTTGAAGCAGCTTGTACGGCGGCCGAAGTTGGTTGCAATACAACACTAATTGAAGCAAATGAACAAACTGGAGGCTTAGCTCGCGAAATTGCCAATCTTCCTGACAAAAAGAGAATTGCCGATTTCCCTAATTATTTAGCGAATCGAGCAGCAACACTAACCAATTTAAAAGTTATTACGGGCACTAAAGCTGATACTGCGCTTATTGATACATTTAATCCTGATGTGGTGGTTAACGCCACAGGATCCAAACCATTACTTCCACCAATTAAAGGTTTGTTAGACGTGATTGACAAAGAAGGCAGTAACGTTCATTCTATTTTTGGATTAATTTCGAATATAGAAGCGTTTACTGATTTTAGTAACAAGAAGGTCGCAGTTATCGGCGGTGGTGCAGTTGGTCTTGATGTAGTTGAGTACTTCTCAGAACGCGGCTCGGATGTTACAATTGTAGAAATGATGCCATTACTTGGGAAAGATTTAGATATGATAACGAGACTTTCG
The nucleotide sequence above comes from Listeria ivanovii subsp. londoniensis. Encoded proteins:
- a CDS encoding PH domain-containing protein, with the protein product MFDKLMGKASVVTESSYGIERFLDEDEQIIRVFKFVRDELIITSKGIFNVDAQGLTGKKVEYKFFPVKALKHISIETAGTLDRDFDLKIGVDGNTVVTQNTSYSAPLTLKVHKNDTELGMELFKTIKGML
- a CDS encoding LysR family transcriptional regulator, which produces MNLRQLYYFKKLAEKEHYTIAAAELSITQPSLSHSIAELERELGVYLFEKQGRNIRLTKYGRFYLTYVEKSLAELEKGEKLLHELTSPSHGNIDLGFIYTMGAHTVPELVQNFTKSEAHKDITFSFYQGATKSIIPDLKNEKFDLAICSYVENEPDIEFLPLTKQELVIVVAENHPLAQYDSIDLKDTADYSYIFFSDTSGLRPLIDSLFTEIGIQPKIGCYVEEDTAMVGLVSVDYGISIMPKISSLAHYNVKVLSINEPKHDRFIYLASLKNHYISPASKTFKDFALHYSEKHFL
- a CDS encoding SDR family oxidoreductase, which produces MKNENPLNKYYSGKFEKQLQPYPGLQSKMNPVPDTGEDTYQGANKLVGKKAFVTGGDSGIGRAAVIAYAREGADVAINYHPDEELDAQEVKEIVEKSGRKCILLPGDLRDENFAKEVVKKAVKELGGLDILVLNAGMQQYELDIQKLSSTQLRDTFEVNVFSVVFAIQEALNYLKTGASIIVTSSIQGVKPSAHLVDYAMTKSCLISITKSLADQLGDKGIRINAVAPGPIWTALQISGGQPQDSLPEFGQDQPLKRAGQPAELASVYVLLASDEASYITGQLYGITGGAPIN
- a CDS encoding NUDIX domain-containing protein yields the protein MTEEFIKKEDALKNYSAKEFRTPDGYTSDMILTTVKELNGAPTLHILLIKRATTNAEGRPNIEGGKWAVPGGFVEENESAEQAAKRELQEETGLTDIPLTAFGVFDKPGRDPRGWIISRCFYAIVPSAALEKRAAGDDAADIGLFPMIEALELPLAFDHLEILKKAFSAITEEFLLSTAIRDFLPETFSAELLYQTLNGCTKPGILPDEVEFMENMEYLPYLEKVGDLYRFIADAEAGSIYF
- the isdG gene encoding heme oxygenase IsdG, with protein sequence MIIVTNTIKVEKGAAEHVIRQFTGENGDGHPTKDIAEVEGFLGFELWHSKPEDKDYEEVVVTSKWESEEAQRNWVKSDSFKKAHGRTKDSRAQREDRKGIVGNEIARFEVVHVQNPVVIEK
- the rpmF gene encoding 50S ribosomal protein L32 — encoded protein: MAVPARRTSKAKKNKRRTHKGLTAPGLSRDSETGEYRMSHRISPDGTYNGRTIIEK
- a CDS encoding GyrI-like domain-containing protein, with translation MEVEIVERNTFSAIGKKRTFSVKNEGQKEKISQFWQEANENGDINRISELAEFATIDAILGVCSMNPEQFAKEEMDYYIAIESEQTPPTDMEKIIIPASKWAIFRSVGPMPSAIQEVWQYVFGEWLPSSNYQHGPGPELEVYSEGDTSGPDYYAEVWIPVIEKL
- the rlmN gene encoding 23S rRNA (adenine(2503)-C(2))-methyltransferase RlmN; translation: MEKSSIYGLTWTKLTEWLEAHGQKKFRATQVWDWLYRKRVKTFEEMSNVPKETIELLMANFVMNTLEAQVVQESTDGTTKYLFKLSDGNLIETVMMKQEYGLSVCVTTQVGCNIGCTFCASGLLKKSRDLTAGEIVEQIMNVQHYLDDRQLEERVSHVVVMGIGEPFDNYDNVMDFLRVINHDKGLAIGARHITVSTSGLAPRIIDFANEDFQVNLAISLHAPNNELRTSIMRINKTYSIEKLMEAIHYYVEKTNRRITFEYIMLKGVNDHKKEALELAALLGEHRHLAYVNLIPYNPVDEHIDYERSTKEDVLAFYDTLKKNGINCVIRREHGTDIDAACGQLRSKQIKRVGIRERMKQKQAATEE
- a CDS encoding NAD(P)/FAD-dependent oxidoreductase, whose amino-acid sequence is MTDYPSIFEPLTVKRMTIKNRVIMPPMGTNLAGLNGEFLEEHMAYYEQRAKGGTGLITIENACVDFPYGTNGTTQLRIDNDQYIPGFYKLTERLHKHGTCVSIQINHAGASAYPARLNGLQPVSASDIPSKTGGTIPRPLTVEEIYEIVDKYGAAARRAQQAGFDAVEIHGGHSYLLCQFLSPLYNKRTDEFGGTAENRARIVKLILEKVRAEVGPFFPIVLRFSADEFVDGGNHLEDILELLDYCQEEADILNVSAAINDNLYLQIDQMNLEDGWRSYLAKAVKDKFNKPTITSGNIRSPKAAEKILSEGYADLLAMGRGLIAEPNWVNKVAAGQEEMLRKCISCNIGCADHRIAKSKPIRCTVNPDIIHEDKYKETKVTRPTNVVVIGGGTAGLEAACTAAEVGCNTTLIEANEQTGGLAREIANLPDKKRIADFPNYLANRAATLTNLKVITGTKADTALIDTFNPDVVVNATGSKPLLPPIKGLLDVIDKEGSNVHSIFGLISNIEAFTDFSNKKVAVIGGGAVGLDVVEYFSERGSDVTIVEMMPLLGKDLDMITRLSMMDIIEKNQVDVQTETALTEVAADHFKVKHDGVDAEIPFDYGFVCLGMRPERPLMEELAAYGHEKQIEIVNIGDSAATRKILEGVREGRNILTTLEKIGSL
- a CDS encoding nitroreductase; the encoded protein is MIKNIIMERRSIKKANDEPISRETINTLLEQAAYAPFHSKVEPWSVYVLHTLEEKEHYIEKIIAFNEREQGVTFSEAEIADLKAGYAKKIITPPYLLIVTTNIIGHGKKDFESIGATSAFIQNMQLLGWEAGIGMIWRTNRFIFDTKFAEDLGIPSEQKIVGTLHLTTLSEIPEPKPRRPLNDWVKDLADL